A single window of Candidatus Rhabdochlamydia oedothoracis DNA harbors:
- a CDS encoding IS630 family transposase, which translates to MKKLIPSQRADLEHKLKHPKDYSERNRLCVILGYDEGISTKNLAKTLRISPITVQKYLREYDSENKTGSSPRGGSKSKLSQDQKESLLKHLQEKTYLKVKGIIAYVHEQYGIKYSRSGMTDWLIQHGFVYKRPKKIPGKLDPEKQRIFIEQYRALKETLNPDEEIYFIDAVHPEHQSQAVCGWIKKGVQKTLQTSGKQLRLHFAGALCLTGMKIFTEEYKTVDADAMLDFFKKLEKQTEARIIHVILDNARSNKNKKLEEFLMSSRIKVHYLPPYSPNLNPIERLWKILKEKKVYNRYYETSVTFFQAIRGFFLEEIPKITDILKCRINDKFQVVDLNPIKLAV; encoded by the coding sequence ATGAAAAAACTGATCCCTAGCCAGAGAGCTGACTTAGAACACAAGTTAAAGCATCCAAAAGACTATTCTGAACGGAATAGGCTTTGTGTAATTTTGGGCTATGATGAGGGTATCTCAACAAAAAATCTTGCTAAAACACTCCGGATAAGCCCTATCACTGTTCAGAAATACCTCAGAGAATATGATTCCGAAAATAAAACTGGAAGTAGCCCTCGAGGCGGTAGCAAATCAAAACTTTCACAAGACCAAAAAGAGTCTCTACTAAAACACCTACAGGAAAAGACCTATCTTAAAGTCAAAGGGATCATAGCTTATGTGCATGAGCAATATGGGATAAAATATTCCCGAAGTGGCATGACAGATTGGCTCATACAGCACGGATTTGTTTATAAACGTCCTAAAAAGATTCCTGGGAAATTAGATCCTGAAAAACAACGAATTTTCATAGAACAATATAGGGCTTTAAAGGAGACCTTAAACCCTGATGAAGAGATCTATTTCATAGATGCTGTGCATCCTGAACATCAGTCCCAAGCCGTATGTGGATGGATCAAAAAAGGCGTTCAAAAGACTTTGCAGACATCCGGGAAACAATTGCGATTGCATTTTGCTGGAGCTCTTTGCCTGACAGGAATGAAGATTTTTACAGAGGAATATAAGACAGTTGATGCCGATGCAATGCTCGATTTTTTCAAGAAGCTAGAAAAACAGACAGAGGCTCGAATTATTCATGTAATTTTGGATAATGCAAGATCAAACAAAAATAAGAAACTAGAAGAGTTTCTGATGTCTTCTAGGATTAAAGTGCACTATCTCCCTCCTTATTCGCCGAATTTGAATCCTATTGAACGCTTGTGGAAGATCTTAAAGGAAAAGAAGGTATACAATCGATATTACGAAACGTCGGTGACTTTTTTTCAGGCAATTAGAGGATTCTTCTTAGAAGAGATACCGAAAATAACAGATATTTTGAAATGTAGGATAAACGACAAGTTTCAAGTCGTTGACTTAAATCCCATTAAGCTAGCCGTTTGA